Genomic DNA from Dehalogenimonas lykanthroporepellens BL-DC-9:
CCGGTCGGCCGCAAGACACGCTCCGGGTACCGTACCGATGCCGCGGTGCTGGAAGGCCTGAAGGATGAGCATGAAATCGTCCGGCTTATTCTGGAATACCGGACGCTGGCCAAGCTGAAATCGACCTATGTCGATATCCTGCCGGCCATGGTATCGGCACGCGACGGGCGGCTGCATACCTCCTTCAACCAGGCGCGAACGGCCACCGGGCGGCTGTCGTCCAGCGACCCTAACCTGCAGAACATTCCCGTCCGCGGTCAGTACGGCCGGGAGATTCGTCAGGCCTTCGTCGCGCCGCCGGGACATTTTCTGCTGGCCGCAGACTATTCTCAGATAGACCTCCGGGCACTGGCACATCTATCAGGTGATTCAGCCCTGATTGCCGCCTTCAACGCAGAAGAGGATATTCATACGGCTACGGCGATGAGCCTGTACGGCTTGCCCCGCGACGAAATTACTCCGGAAATGCGACGTTTCGCCAAGACGGTCAATTTTGGCGTGATTTACGGAATGAGCGGCTATGGCCTGGAGCAGGCGACTGAGATGAGCCGGGAGGAATCCACCAGATTCATTCAGACCTATTTCGAGCGATACCCCGGCGTTCGGGCTTACCTGAACCTGACCAAGGAACAGGCCAGGTCTCGCGGGTATGTCGAAACCATTCTGGGACGGCGGCGGTATATCCCCGATATCAATGCCGCCAACCGGCAGGTAAGGGAAGCCGCCGAACGGATGGCTATCAATATGCCGGTTCAGGGGACTTCGGCTGATATAATCAAGGTAGCCATGCTGGAAGTAAGGCGGGAGATGGACAGCCAGGGACTTGAAAGCCGGTTGCTGTTACAGGTACATGATGAACTGATTTTCGAGGTGCCTCAGGCAGAGCTGATGTTCATGTCCGAACTGGCCAGTCGTCGGATGTCGGCGGCGGTCGAACTCAAGGTGCCGCTGAGAGTGGATATCAAATATGGGGCCAATTGGGGGGAGATGGAGTAAAGGTGCGGCCGTTCCCCTTTTTCCGGTACGGACTTCTGCTTTTTTCGCTGGTCGTGCTCAGCGGTCTGGCCGGTTTCGCGCCGCAGTCATTCGACACGGCATTACTGAGTCTGGCAGGGAGCGTCCTGACCTGGGCTGAGCCGCTGTTACAGGCCGCCGATTTTGCCGGTGAAACCTGGCCTTCATTTTTCCTGGCCGTAGCGGCGGTGACGGTGTTGTGGCTGAAGGGTTTCCGGTCGGCGGCTCTGGGGCTGGTCACTGCCCTGATTCTGGTATCGCTGGCCTCGGCGGGTATCAAGGTAATCATAGACCGGCCCCGCCCGGGTGGGGCCGATTTCAGCTTTGTGTCCGGCCATACCGCTTATTTCACCGTTTTGTGCGGGTTCCTGTTTCACCGGGCGGGTGAGTTGACCACCGGTCGGTACCGACTGCCGGTACTGCGGGGCCTGCTGATGGCGGCGCTGGCGCTGGTCGGGTTGTCCCGGCTTTATCTGGAAGCCCACTGGCCGAGCGATGTCCTGGGTGGATTGTTGCTGGGCGGCGCAGTATTGATTCCCGTTCTGTGGCGGCTTGACCGGGGGTCGCCGGTCAGTGGCGAATATACCGGAGAAGAAACCTATGCCTGAACTGCCTGAAGTGGAAACGGTTACCAATGAAATCAGGCCTTATGTCCAGGACAGGGTCATAACCGGGGTTGTCGTACACTGGCCGGGTACCGTCAGAGGCCATTCACCGGCTCAATTCAGCGCTGACCTGGAAGGACGGCGGGTAACCGGGGTATTCCGGCGGGGCAAGTATATCGTCTGGGAGCTCGACGATGGAAACCGACTGCTGACCCATCTCAAGATGACCGGTTCACTCATCGCCCTGGGGCCGGATGACGACGACCCGCCGTATGTAAGAGTAGAAATCAGGCTGGATGACGGCAGACGGGTCATTTTCCGGGACCCGCGGAAATTCGGCCGCATGGCGTTGGTCGGTGAAGCTTCCGGCGTGCTGGCGGGACTGGGCCCGGAGCCGCTGGCCGACGAGTTTACTGCCGAAGTTTTCGAGTCGCTACTCAGAAAAAGGAAAAGTCCGGTCAAGACTGCCCTGCTGGACCAGACGCTGATGGCCGGTATCGGCAACATGTACGCCGATGAGGCATTGCACTCAGCGGGGATTCATCCCTTACGGCCGGCGGACAGCCTGGATACAGATGAATACCGGCGGCTGTACCTGGCTATCCGCCGTATCCTGCGGTCGGCCATCGATGCCCGGGGCGCCAGTATTTCCAATTATATTCGGCCCGGCGGTGACCTGGGACACGCTCATTTCGCCTTCAAGGTGGCGCACAAACGCGGCGAGAATTGTCGGGGTTGCGGTACGCCCCTGGAGCGCATTGTTATCAGGGGGCGCGGCACCTATCTTTGCCCGGCCTGTCAGCGGTTATGAGCGACTGGGTGCCGGTGGCCGTTCTGGGTACAGTCACGTTGGGATTGGTCAATGTCATCGACAGCCACTTGATTGCCAGGCGTTTTCCTTCACTGCGTGCTTTCCTTCTGCCGGTCAGTGGCGTGGTGCTGGTCTGGACGCTGATAATCATGATACTGGAACCCTTGCCGGCCGGGGTCAGCGGGGGTGCTTTGGGCGCCGCGGTCGGTTCCGGGGTCATTCGGGCGGTGGCCATCGGTCTGTTATTGAATGCCTACCGGTCGGAAGAAGTTTCGCTGGCGGTACCCCTGTATCACACCTATCCGGTTTTTGTCGTGCTGATGGCGGCGCCGCTGTTGGGGGAATCGCTGGCACCGACGCAGTGGCTGGCGGTAGCCGTCATCCTCGCCGGCACCCTGCTTATTGCCGTTCGCCGGGGGCCGGCCGGTTTCCGGTGGCGGATGAAGCCGCTGTTGCTGTTGTTGACCGCCGCGGCACTCAATGCCGGGGCGGATGTCGCCGGCAAGTATGCCCTGGGCGAGATTTCCTTCTGGAACATGTACTGGATAGGTTCCGCCTGTCTGGTGGTGATGTACTTAGCCTTCGCTCTGCGACGTCCGGTATTGCGGGAACTGGCCGCTCTGCCGAGCCCAGGCCGTCTGGGCGCGTTCATCATCTTCAATGAAACACTGGCGATGGTCGGCATTCTGCTGGTCTATCAGGCGATGGCCTCCGGCCCGGTGTCCCTGGTTTCGGCCATTACCGGTGCCCGCCCCATATTTGTGTTACTGCTGGTACTGGTAGCCAACTGGTTGTTGCCGGGCGCGCTGTTGCGGGAAGAGACTTCCCGGCGGGCGATGATGTACCGGCTGGGAGCTACGGTGTTGATCGGCGGCGGAATAGCCCTGATCTATCTGTCATGAGCCGGAGAGGGTTTCAGCCGTTCTCAATGGCGTCCGGAACTTGACACGGACATCTTGAAAGTTCACAATTAAACTCTGTCATCCGTTTCCGGGTGGCGTTTATTTCCAAACAGGAAGTAGGTGATTTTTTTGACCGAAGTCAGACCGGAAAACAACGAAAGCTTCGAGGGTATGCTTAAACGCTTCAACCGCAAGGTTCAGCTGGACGGCATTATCCGTGAAGCTCGCCGCCGCGCTCGTTTCGAGAAGCCGCTCACCCGGCGTAAACGCAAGGAAACGGCTACCAGGCGGGCCGCCATCAAGGCCTCTCGGAAAGCCGCCGGCCGAAGGTAAATACCGCAATCAGTAAACCCGCGTGTTATAATGACATTTCATTGAATTAAGGAAGAAATAATCATGGCTAAACAGGCCGAAACTGCCAAACCGACCGGAGACCTCAAGACGTTTATCGAAAACGTCAACAAGAAAGATAAGGTGAGCGGTCATAAGATACGCTTCGCCTTTTGTAACCGCAAACGGCGCGGTGGATAGCCGCCGACTGCCTTGAAAGCGAAACCTCCAGCCGGAAACCCGGCTGGAGGTTTTATTATGGGAGCATTACGGTTTCAGCCTCTCTCGAACGGGTGGCCTTCACGTTCGAAATCAGGCAGGTAATACTCACGAGAACTGGCTTCCTGAAGCCAACCATTCTCCATTCCCAGCACTTCCAGCAGATTGATGACTCTCCGATACTCGGTGGCGTTGATACTTCGTGCCAGGAGCGGTACCTCCTTTGCCAGGTGGCGCGGTGTGTACTGAGCCATCAGGCTTATAGGGATGCTTGGCGAAAGCTCCGAAGCTATCCACTTGATAGTGGCCTCACTGCCGGCCAGGTCGTTGGGCAGGATGAGATGGCGGATGATAAGGCCGGAAACGGCAATATCGTCTTTATCCAGTTCCAGTTCACCGACCTGGCGATACATTTCCTTGATGGCGGCCCGGGCGGTCGGTACATAATGAGGTACATCCGACAGGCGGGCCGCCAGATTGGAATCGGCGTATTTGAGGTCGGGCAGGTAGATGCTGATGACACCGTCCAGCTCGGTCAGGGTATCCAGGTCGTCATAGGCGTTGGTATTGTACACCAGCGGCAGGTTCAAGCCGTTGGGGATGGCTTCCAGCAGGGCCCGCATGATCTGCGGAACATAATGCGAAGGTGACACCAGATTGATATTGTGGCACTCCAGGTCGTTCTGAATATGAAGCATCCGGTTGGCCAGCCAGGAGGTCGAAACCTGGTTGGAGCGCTGGCGTTCCGGATCCTGGGATATCTGGTGATTCTGGCAATAGACGCAACGCAGGTTGCAGTTACCGAAGAATATGGTGCCGGAGCCGCGGGTGCCGCTGAGTACGGGTTCCTCGCCGTGATGGGCGCAGACCGACGCGACGGCGACCAGTTTACCGGCATTGCAGGAGCCAAAGTCGTTCTTCAGACGCTCGGCGCCGCACCGGCGAGGACACAGGTCGCAGTTCTCCAGCCGTTTTTCCAGCCGTTCGACCCGTTTTTCCAGTTCACCGGTTTCGTAGAGCCGGATATAAGGAGGTTCCCAGGGTATGGTATTTTCCGCCATCATCGGTTCAGACCAGCTTGCCCTGTTCACGCAGGAGGTGCTCTACATTGGAGCGCACGGTGGCGCACTCAGCTTCGGTTTTGATTCCCAGCAGTTTGACCACGCCCGGCCAGGCTTCCTCCTCCGCCTTACGGCTGATGAAGGCGACCGAGTCTTTTCTGACATCGGCCCGGCGGAACATGGCCTTGTTATCAATAGAGTCCCAGTAGGGAATGATACCGTACCTGACCAGCCAGGCCAGGGCATCCTGAGCAGTTAAAGAGCTTGGCATAGGGCTATTTGTTACCTTCCTTCTTCTGGTTTCTTAACTTTAACGTCAAACCCTTTTGTCCCGCAAGTCCGGTGAAGGCGCGGCGGAGGGCGGCGGCTCGCTGGCTCCGGTTCGCTTCGGTCAGGGCGTCGGCGTGCCGGCTCAGTTCCGCCTGGAGTTCATCAAGCGGCAGTAGCTGGACAGCCAGACAGTAAAAACCCTTACTGCGCCCGTCGTTATAATCCGTCAACAGTTCCCGGAGCAAGGTTATCCGGGCCGACATGGTCTCAACGGCTCCGGCGAGGCCCTTTTCACGTATCGTCCGGAGGTTGGCCGGAACCGGGGCGTATGAAATAAAGGAGTCGGCCCTGGCGGCGTCCTTTAACAGCTTTTCCAGCCGGGGACAGCCCTCGGCTTCCGGGCACTGGCCGCAACATTCCAGGCGGTGCTCCCGGACACAGCATTTCTGGATGGGGCAACCCCAGCCGCCGTAGCCGGTTCCGGCGCACCCGGGACACCGGGATTTACCGTTGGTGTGGTAGCGGGGGCACAGCCCGCAGTCCAGTCCGCAGGCGCCGATGGTGGGTTGTACCTTGACGAGGGTTTCGGCCATCATATCCCAGCCAGCCCTTGCGCCATTGTCGAAGCCTTTTCCAGACGACGCAGGGTACGTTCGCGGCCCAGAACAGCCATGGTTTCAAACAGCGGCGGCGAAACCGACTGTCCGGTCACGGCAATCCGGAGACAGCCGAACAATTGTCCGGGTTTAAGACCGAGTTCCTCAGCCAATGAGCGAAGCGCTTTCTCCAGGTTTTCCACCGAAAACTCATCGACAGCGGCGACTCTGGACACGGCCGCCGCCAGGGCCGCGGCGCTGGCTGACGGGGTTATTTTTTTGCCGATCAGAGCTTCGGCTGAGTATTCCAGATCGTCGGTAAAGAAAAAACGGGTCAGTTCCGGCTGGTCGCGGAATTCTCCCAGCTTTTTCACTCTTTCCTGAAGCAACGCCAGGGCCTTTTCCAGGTAAGGCCGGTCAAAGTTGGCAGTTTCCGGTACACCGGCTTGCAGGAAGGGTAGCGCCCGGTCGGTGAAATCGGCCAGGGACAGTTCCCGCAGATAGACACCATTCATCCAGTCGAGTTTTTCTATATTGAAAATGGCCGCGGTTCTGGATACCCGGTCAAGGGTGAAACTGCGGATAATCTGCTCCGGGCGCATCAGTTCCGTCCTGTCGTCAAGCGACCAGCCAAGCAGGGACAGGAAGTTGACCATGGCTTCGGCCAGGTAGCCCTGATTACGGTATTCGGTGATGGAAACCGCTCCGTGTCGCTTGGAGAGTTTGGACCGGTCAGGTCCCAGTATCATCGGCAGGTGAGCCAGAGCCGGTGGGTGGTATCCCAGCGCCTGATACAGTAGCAGGTGACGCGGGGCGGAAGATATCCATTCCTCGCCGCGGATGACATGGCTGATGGCCATGTCGTGGTCATCAACGACGTTGGCCAGGTGGTAGGTGGGGTAACCGTCGCTTTTGAGCAGAACGAAATCATCCAGCAGGGGGTTGTCAAAGGACACATCCCCCCGGATGAGGTCGGTAAACGTGGTGGTTCCTTCCAGCGGCATCTTGAAGCGAACTACCGAGGCGACACCCTGGGCAACCGGCTCGGTGCGGTTGCGGCAACACCGGTCGTATCCCGGCGGCTTTTTGGCGGCGGTCTGTTCCGCCCTCATGGCCTCCAGTCGTCCCGGACTGCAGGTACAGCGATAGGCATACCCGGCGGTGATCAGCCTCTCGGCCGCCGCCCGGTATCTGTCCAGCCGATCTGACTGAAAATAGGGGCCGAAGGCGCCGCCTTTTTCCGGTCCTTCGTCCCAATCCAGCCCCAGCCAGCGGAGTCCATCCAGTATGGCGTCAACTGCGCCCTCGACATATCGACTGCGGTCGGTATCTTCGATGCGGACTATGAAACTACCGCCGTGGTGGCGGGCGAAAAGCCAGTTGAAGAGGGCGGCCCGGATATTGCCCACATGCGGGAAGCCGGTCGGCGACGGGGCATAACGCACCCTTATTCTGTCGTTCATATGACCTCTGTCTAAAATATTGATTGGCACTGTTCAGGCGCCGGCCGGTGGCGCGGCACTTTCACTTTCAGGTAACCGTGGCACTTTGACGACATATGTTGTGGCCAGCTTGTCGTGCCAGCCCTGGCGCCGCTCATCGAAAGCTATCCACAGCAGTCCCGCGAACAGGGGTAAGGCTGAAATCACCGAACCCAGCAGTCGGGTCAGGCTGTGTCCGGTATCGACCTCGGTGCCATCGGTTCTGATTAACCTGATGCCGGCAATCATCATGCCCAGGGTCTGACCCCGCCAGGCCCAGAGGGTGACGAAATAGACGGCGCTGAACATGGCCGATACCGGATTGGCCACGGCGACGAAGGGAATGACCAGCAACGGGAAATCGATGTAGCCGCTCAGGTCGAAAAAATTACCGAAGCCGAACCAGTGGAAGGGGGTCAGCAGGGAGGCCGCCGCTCCCAGCGCCGACAGGTCAATGATGAACGCTCCCAGACGCCGCCAGAAACCGGCGAATTCGAGGGCGATCGGCTCTTTTTTCTTCTCTCTGATCAATCCGGCTCCCACCTGCGGTTAAAGCGACCGGGGCTCATTATACATCCGGGGCTGTCTGCAGGGCTAGGTCAGGCGCTCCAGGGGGCCGGCCAGGTCCGCTGGCAGTTCCGAAGTAAACGACATCTTCCGACCGTCGGTCGGGTGACGGAAGCCCAGCCGATGGGCGTGCAGAAATTGCCGGGGAAAATCAGGCGATTCTGCCCCGTATGTAGCATCGCCGATGACCGGGTGACCGATGGCCGCCAGATGCACTCGGATCTGATGGGTCCGACCGGTGTAAATCCTGACCTCCAGCAAGGTGTGATTCCTGAACCGTCTGATCACCTTGAAGCGGCTCCGTGCTTCCCTTCCCTGTTCGCTGACGGTCATTTTCTTGCGCTGGGTGCGGTGCCGGCCGATGGCGGCTTCGATGATACCTTCCGCCGGTTCGACACATCCCCTGACCAGGGCCAGGTAGACCTTGGTTACCTCACGGTTTCGGAACTGGTCGGAGAGGCGGGCATGGGCCTGGCGCGAACGGGCGACCACCATCAGACCGGAGGTGTCCTTGTCCAGACGGTGCACGATTCCGGGGCGGTCCAGACCGGAATCTCTGAGTTCCGGAAAACGGGACAACAGCGCATTGAGCAGGGTGCCGGCCGGGTGTCCGGGGGCGGGATGGGTGGTCAGCCCGGCCGGTTTGTCGATGACCGCCAGATCCTCATCCTCATAGATGACTGTCAGCGGGATATCTTCAGCGGTAGCGGTTGTCGGAGCCGGTGGCGGCAGTTCTACCGTGACCCGGTCGCCGGGTTTGAGGGGGGAGGCCGGTCTGGCCGGTCGGCCGTTGACGGTTACGAAACCCTCGCGAATCAGTTCCTGGAGGCTGGCCCGAGACCTGTCCGGCAGTTTTTCAGCCAGATAGCGGTCCAGTCGCCAGCCTTCGCGGTCGGCCACGAGTTCCTGTCGGGGGTGGTTCTCAGCGGGCATCGGTTTGTTCCGACCGGAGATACAGCACGCCCAGCAGAATCATGCCGACCACCAGTGCCGAATCGGCGATGTTGAAATTAGGCCAGATGCCGGCGCTTATGAAATCAGTGACATAGCCGAAGGCGACCCGATCGATCAGGTTACCGGCGATACCGCCCCCGACCAGTCCCAGGGCGACCAGGCCCAAGGGTTGGTTCAGGAAGCCGATTCGCCGGGAAGCCAGTAGCCAGAATACCATCGACAGGGCGATAACGCTGACGGCTATCAGGAATGGCCGGCCGTCTTCCAGGATACCGAAGGCGGCACCGGTATTACGGACATAGACCAGCCGGAAGAAACCCTCGGCGGGGATGGATTCACCCACCGTCATCAGGGTGCGTACCAGGTGTTTGGTCACCTGGTCCATGACCAGAATACCGGCGAAAACGCCGAAAGGTAGCATTTTCAGGTCAGGCCGTTTTGCCCTGCTTGGATTTACAGGCGATACACAACCTGGCGTAGGGCAGGGCTTCCAGCCGGGCCGGCGCGATGGGCTGGCCGCATTTCTCACACTTGCCATAGGTGCCCTTTTCGAGTTTGGCAATGGCGGTTTCGACGTCGGCTATCTGATCCAGAACCCGTTTTTCAAGCGCCAGCCGGTTCTCCAGGTCGGCGGTTTCGGTGGCTTCCTCTTCACGCTTGCCGAAAGGTGACCCTTCCCGCCGGTCTTCCTGAGGCGCTGAGGCTTTCAGGGTTTCCATCTGTTCCTTCAGCTGTGCCAAGTCGCCCCGGAGGCGCTGGTTCAGTTCCTGGTACAGGGCGTTTTCTTTTTTCGTCGTCATTTCGGGTCCTCTCGGCATTTTATGTGTGACCGGGTATGATGGAGTAGCAGGGGGGTTCGGTGGAAAGTCTCGACGCGCTGGGCAGGAGGTTCGGTTGATTATCTCTGCCGGACAGCGTGAGCGATCCGGCAGGACATGGGTCTGGCCTCACGGTTTTTTCGGTTCAATTGACGGTTGTTCTTGAAATCACCGCACGTTCGTTTACCGGACATTTCCCCATTAGTGTAGACCAAAACTCGGATTAAGGCAACAAGAAATGAAATATCGACTCTCCGGCTGTGATATACTAAGGACTAAATTCAATTTGCGGTGGAATCGGAATGAGATCCAAAGACCTTTTATCCATAACCGACCTTGAAAGCCACGAAATCAGGTTACTTTTATCCGACGCGGCGGCTCTTAAGGCCGAGCCGTACCAGAATACGCTGTCCGGAAAAACATTGGCGCTTGTGTTTGAGAAGCCATCTCTCCGTACCAGGGTCAGCTTCGAACTGGCGATGAAACAACTGGGCGGCGATGCCATCTATCTGTCGCCGGCCGAGGTTGGTCTGGGCAAGCGGGAAAGCGTGGCCGATGTGGCCCGGGTGCTGTCCCGGTTCGTGGATGTTCTGGCGGTCAGGACCTTCGCTCAGGAAAAGCTGGAAGAACTGGGCCAGTGGGCCAGTGTGCCGGTTATCAATGCGCTGTCAGATGCCGAACATCCCTGTCAGGCGCTGGCCGACCTTTTGACCATCTTCGAGCATAAGGGGGAGTTCCCCGGCTTGAAACTGACCTACGTCGGCGACGGCAATAACGTGGCCGTCAGTCTGGCGTTGGGGGCGGTTTCGGTGGGGCTTGATTTTACCATCGCCAGTCCCCGGGGTTATGAGATGCCGGCTCCGGTGGTACGGCGGGCGCTGGAACTAGCCACAGCCAATAACTGCCGGTTCGATGCCCTGGAATCGCCTGAAGAAGCGGTCAAAGGGGCTGATGTGGTCTATACCGACGTCTGGACTTCAATGGGTCAGGAGGCCGAAAACGAAGCCAGACTCAAAGCCTTTGCCGGTTATCAGGTGAACGAAGCTCTGCTCCGGCTGGCCAAGCCCGATGTCATTGTGATGCACCCCCTGCCGGCGCACTACGGTTATGAAGTGTCCGAGGGTCTTCTGGATCGGGCGCAATCGGTGGTTTTCGATCAGGCCGAGAACCGTTTGCATGCTCAGAAAGCACTGTTGGCCGACATACTCGGCGGCCTGCTGATGTCCTGGCCGGCCTGAAAGGTTTGCCGGGGAGCCTGAATCCATGATATTAAAGGAAATCGACAGCCAGCCGGAACCCGGCCGGTTGTTGTATAAAAGCTGATGACTAAATTACCCAGTGTTGCCATTGTCGGGCGGCAGAATGTCGGCAAATCCACACTACTCAATCGCCTGACCGGCCGTCGCCAGGCGATTACCCAGGACCTGCCGGGCACCACCCGAGACCGGATGTATGTGCCGGTGAGTCACTCCGGCCGGGAATTCCTGCTGGTGGATACCGGGGGCATGGCCGGTGGCGATACCGGTGATGTTTTCACTCCTGCCGTCAATGAGCAGGTGCGGATAGCCATGAGGGAAGCATCGGTGATAGTGTTTCTGACTGAGGCCAGGTTCGGATTGACGCCCCAGGACGAGGAAATCGCCGAAGAGGTGCGCCGCAGTTCCAAACCGGTGATTCTGGTTGTCAACAAGGTGGATAATGATCGCCAGGGTCATCACGCCATCGAATTTCACGCTCTGGGGATGGGGGAGCCGGTACCGGTTTCGGCCTATCACGGGCGCGGTACGGATGCTCTGCTTGACCGGGTGGTCGAGTTGTTGCCGGCAGAAGAGGCGTTGCCGACCGAGCCGGAGCGATTACGCATCGCCATCGCCGGACGGGCCAATGTCGGCAAGTCTTCACTGTTGAATACTTTGGTCGGCGAAGACCGCGCCATCGTCTCTCCGGTACCCGGTACAACCCGGGACGCTGTGGATACACCTATTGACTTTGGTACCGGTGGTGTGGTACTTATAGATACAGCTGGTATCAGGCGCCGGGGCCGAATTGAGCGCGGGGTTGAAGAATATTCCGTCATCCGTTCACTGCACGCCATCGACCGCGCTGACGTGGTGCTGATAGTACTGGATGCCGGCGAACCGGCGACCGCTCAGGACACTCATATTGCCGGATACGCCCGGGAAAAATGCCGGGGACTGATACTGGTGGTTAACAAGTCTGATCTGCTGAAAGAAGTGGATATGGCTGAATTCGATAAAAATATGGCATCCCGCTTCAAGTTCATCCCTTATGCCCGACAGATAAATGTGTCGGCGTTGTCCGGGGAAGGAGTGGATAAAATCATACCGGCCGCTTTTGAGGTCCAGCAGGAAAGAACGCGTCGGATTCCGACCCCTGAGTTGAACAGCCTGGTGCGGCACGCACTGGCCCGTCACGCTCCTCCCAGTTCCGCCGGTCGCACCCTGAAGGTGTTGTACGCCACCCAGATCGGTGTCAGTCCGCCGGAGATCGTTTTCTTCGTCAATGACCCGGCACTGGTTCATTTTTCGTTCGAGCGGTTTCTGGAAAACCGTCTGCGGGAAGCCTATGGGTTCGAAGGTACGCCCATCAAGATTACCTTCAAAGGCAGAGGTGAAAAATAATGTTCGTTACCGAGTTCCTACTCGTTATCGTTGCTTCCTATCTTATCGGCAGTATTCCGGTAGGGTATCTAGTCGCTCGACGCCGGGCGAAGGTAGACATAACCACCCAGGGTAGCGGGCGTACCGGCGCTACCAACGTCATGCGGACGCTCGGCCGGAAGACGGCGGCACTGGTAGCCGTCATGGATATGCTCAAGGGTGTCGCCGCAGTCTGGCTGGCCGGGGCGCTCATCGGTCATGAGTATATTCTCATCGGTGATTATCAACTCGGTCTGCTGATGGCCCAGGTCATGGCCGCCCTGGCGGCAGTGGCCGGACATATCTTTCCGGT
This window encodes:
- a CDS encoding RDD domain containing protein (PFAM: RDD domain containing protein~KEGG: deg:DehalGT_1082 RDD domain containing protein), yielding MIREKKKEPIALEFAGFWRRLGAFIIDLSALGAAASLLTPFHWFGFGNFFDLSGYIDFPLLVIPFVAVANPVSAMFSAVYFVTLWAWRGQTLGMMIAGIRLIRTDGTEVDTGHSLTRLLGSVISALPLFAGLLWIAFDERRQGWHDKLATTYVVKVPRLPESESAAPPAGA
- a CDS encoding pseudouridine synthase, RluA family (TIGRFAM: pseudouridine synthase, RluA family~PFAM: pseudouridine synthase; RNA-binding S4 domain protein~KEGG: det:DET1375 ribosomal large subunit pseudouridine synthase D~SMART: RNA-binding S4 domain protein); protein product: MPAENHPRQELVADREGWRLDRYLAEKLPDRSRASLQELIREGFVTVNGRPARPASPLKPGDRVTVELPPPAPTTATAEDIPLTVIYEDEDLAVIDKPAGLTTHPAPGHPAGTLLNALLSRFPELRDSGLDRPGIVHRLDKDTSGLMVVARSRQAHARLSDQFRNREVTKVYLALVRGCVEPAEGIIEAAIGRHRTQRKKMTVSEQGREARSRFKVIRRFRNHTLLEVRIYTGRTHQIRVHLAAIGHPVIGDATYGAESPDFPRQFLHAHRLGFRHPTDGRKMSFTSELPADLAGPLERLT
- a CDS encoding lipoprotein signal peptidase (KEGG: deg:DehalGT_1092 lipoprotein signal peptidase~TIGRFAM: lipoprotein signal peptidase~PFAM: peptidase A8 signal peptidase II) — encoded protein: MLPFGVFAGILVMDQVTKHLVRTLMTVGESIPAEGFFRLVYVRNTGAAFGILEDGRPFLIAVSVIALSMVFWLLASRRIGFLNQPLGLVALGLVGGGIAGNLIDRVAFGYVTDFISAGIWPNFNIADSALVVGMILLGVLYLRSEQTDAR
- a CDS encoding transcriptional regulator, TraR/DksA family (PFAM: zinc finger DksA/TraR C4-type~KEGG: deg:DehalGT_1091 transcriptional regulator, TraR/DksA family); translation: MTTKKENALYQELNQRLRGDLAQLKEQMETLKASAPQEDRREGSPFGKREEEATETADLENRLALEKRVLDQIADVETAIAKLEKGTYGKCEKCGQPIAPARLEALPYARLCIACKSKQGKTA
- a CDS encoding ornithine carbamoyltransferase (TIGRFAM: ornithine carbamoyltransferase~KEGG: dev:DhcVS_1176 ornithine carbamoyltransferase~PFAM: aspartate/ornithine carbamoyltransferase Asp/Orn-binding region; aspartate/ornithine carbamoyltransferase carbamoyl-P binding domain); amino-acid sequence: MRSKDLLSITDLESHEIRLLLSDAAALKAEPYQNTLSGKTLALVFEKPSLRTRVSFELAMKQLGGDAIYLSPAEVGLGKRESVADVARVLSRFVDVLAVRTFAQEKLEELGQWASVPVINALSDAEHPCQALADLLTIFEHKGEFPGLKLTYVGDGNNVAVSLALGAVSVGLDFTIASPRGYEMPAPVVRRALELATANNCRFDALESPEEAVKGADVVYTDVWTSMGQEAENEARLKAFAGYQVNEALLRLAKPDVIVMHPLPAHYGYEVSEGLLDRAQSVVFDQAENRLHAQKALLADILGGLLMSWPA
- a CDS encoding ribosome-associated GTPase EngA (TIGRFAM: ribosome-associated GTPase EngA; small GTP-binding protein~PFAM: GTP-binding protein HSR1-related~KEGG: deb:DehaBAV1_1204 GTP-binding protein EngA~SMART: AAA ATPase); amino-acid sequence: MTKLPSVAIVGRQNVGKSTLLNRLTGRRQAITQDLPGTTRDRMYVPVSHSGREFLLVDTGGMAGGDTGDVFTPAVNEQVRIAMREASVIVFLTEARFGLTPQDEEIAEEVRRSSKPVILVVNKVDNDRQGHHAIEFHALGMGEPVPVSAYHGRGTDALLDRVVELLPAEEALPTEPERLRIAIAGRANVGKSSLLNTLVGEDRAIVSPVPGTTRDAVDTPIDFGTGGVVLIDTAGIRRRGRIERGVEEYSVIRSLHAIDRADVVLIVLDAGEPATAQDTHIAGYAREKCRGLILVVNKSDLLKEVDMAEFDKNMASRFKFIPYARQINVSALSGEGVDKIIPAAFEVQQERTRRIPTPELNSLVRHALARHAPPSSAGRTLKVLYATQIGVSPPEIVFFVNDPALVHFSFERFLENRLREAYGFEGTPIKITFKGRGEK
- a CDS encoding protein of unknown function DUF205 (PFAM: protein of unknown function DUF205~KEGG: det:DET1396 hypothetical protein), encoding MFVTEFLLVIVASYLIGSIPVGYLVARRRAKVDITTQGSGRTGATNVMRTLGRKTAALVAVMDMLKGVAAVWLAGALIGHEYILIGDYQLGLLMAQVMAALAAVAGHIFPVFNHFRGGRGVATFFGGFIALYPLAAIFGGEVFIISIGLTGFASLGSIAGVTGAYAIMIPLSLMSGLPVEYLIYSMVGAVVIIIMHRDNIQRLIAGKERKISEKSR